A genomic window from Euryarchaeota archaeon includes:
- a CDS encoding CocE/NonD family hydrolase, producing MWIPDMGRATRGREAVVIAITLLAAFLAGCISPASELSAQADVGAAVPIGHAGLTKPVLLPGKFLSFKVVSFDGTRLHVDVQLPDAPGPFPTLVDYTPYSILGEQRWALGKENAVVQAAGNFSLGLANYYVPRGYAVAVAHVRGTGESEGCLTVGGPEEGKDGYEIVEAIAKQTWSSGKVALMGTSWVGTTPIETAVFEPPHLTTILPISSVSSWYTYYFENGVQRINGDPPPGSSSTDPAFDVALSWTPGVRTSVAEPAEEIACTSEFTRKYYVEDDYDDYWKARNHALLSGKITVPVLYAQGFKDENVATDMIPQFFPLVTSEKRAFYGQHAHGVPGSRQYFTNYTHRWLDHFMLGLENGVLETPIVQVEDNLGKWRGEADWPPKDVNVSRLWFAGENRLQPTAPTARSVSFTDDGQGSEDANLEGVNHVTFASGPLDVPMHVAGAPRTHLEAATDLADTNFAVLVYDGAPDGTKAFLTRGYIDARHRNGLEKGEDLVSGARYEVEWDLHPRDHVVAAGHRIVVVVKSSDAYVFSDEEKATNTLFFGADGSWIDVPLVNDTPRTYLDAATVPSDAVD from the coding sequence ATGTGGATTCCCGACATGGGTCGTGCCACGAGAGGCAGGGAGGCGGTCGTCATCGCGATCACTCTCCTCGCCGCCTTTCTTGCTGGTTGCATCTCACCCGCCTCCGAGCTATCGGCGCAGGCGGATGTCGGTGCCGCAGTTCCGATTGGACATGCGGGCCTTACCAAACCCGTCCTACTACCTGGAAAGTTCCTGAGCTTCAAGGTGGTTTCGTTCGACGGCACAAGACTCCATGTGGACGTCCAATTGCCGGACGCCCCTGGCCCGTTCCCGACGCTCGTCGATTACACGCCTTACAGCATCCTAGGGGAGCAGCGCTGGGCCCTCGGGAAGGAGAACGCCGTCGTCCAAGCGGCGGGGAACTTCTCGTTGGGACTTGCGAACTACTACGTGCCCCGCGGTTACGCCGTGGCGGTGGCGCACGTGCGCGGCACCGGCGAAAGCGAAGGGTGTCTTACGGTCGGCGGTCCCGAGGAAGGAAAGGACGGCTACGAGATCGTCGAGGCCATCGCCAAGCAAACGTGGTCGAGTGGGAAAGTCGCGCTCATGGGCACGAGTTGGGTCGGCACGACCCCCATCGAGACCGCCGTCTTCGAGCCGCCGCATCTTACGACCATCCTGCCGATAAGCAGCGTCTCGTCCTGGTACACGTATTACTTCGAGAACGGCGTCCAGCGCATCAACGGGGACCCGCCTCCCGGCTCGTCATCGACCGACCCGGCGTTTGATGTGGCGCTCTCATGGACTCCAGGTGTTCGGACGAGCGTCGCGGAGCCCGCCGAGGAGATCGCGTGCACCTCCGAGTTCACGCGCAAGTACTACGTGGAGGACGATTACGACGACTATTGGAAAGCGCGAAACCACGCCCTACTGTCCGGAAAGATCACCGTCCCCGTGCTCTACGCCCAAGGGTTCAAGGACGAGAACGTCGCGACCGACATGATCCCGCAGTTCTTCCCGCTCGTCACGTCTGAGAAGCGAGCATTCTACGGACAGCACGCCCATGGGGTCCCCGGCTCCCGCCAGTACTTCACCAACTACACGCACCGTTGGCTCGACCACTTCATGCTGGGGCTCGAGAACGGCGTCCTCGAAACACCCATCGTCCAAGTCGAGGACAACCTCGGCAAATGGAGGGGCGAGGCGGATTGGCCGCCAAAGGACGTGAACGTCTCGCGCCTATGGTTCGCAGGCGAAAACAGGTTGCAGCCCACGGCGCCGACGGCCAGAAGCGTCTCGTTCACGGATGACGGGCAGGGGTCCGAGGACGCGAACCTGGAAGGCGTGAACCACGTGACCTTCGCCAGCGGCCCGCTCGACGTCCCTATGCATGTCGCCGGCGCCCCGAGGACCCACTTGGAGGCGGCGACCGATCTAGCGGACACGAACTTCGCGGTTCTCGTCTACGATGGGGCCCCCGACGGCACGAAGGCGTTCCTCACGCGAGGATACATCGACGCGAGGCACCGCAACGGCCTGGAAAAGGGCGAGGACCTCGTCTCCGGCGCCAGGTACGAAGTGGAGTGGGACTTGCACCCGAGGGACCATGTGGTCGCCGCCGGGCATCGGATCGTGGTCGTCGTCAAGTCAAGCGACGCGTATGTTTTCAGCGACGAAGAAAAAGCGACGAACACGCTCTTTTTCGGGGCGGACGGCTCCTGGATCGATGTCCCGCTCGTCAACGACACGCCACGCACGTATCTTGATGCCGCGACCGTCCCCTCTGACGCCGTCGATTGA
- a CDS encoding class I SAM-dependent methyltransferase: MGLRPIEPRPSTNDGSDPHGGGFSPQLLQLLKPYGDHLLDMLKVRKGEAVLDVACGFGEPAITAARIVGPAGRVVGIDIAARELDIARAAAKGQGVRNVDFRTMDAETLEFPDSTFDVVVSRFGLQSFHDPALAVSEMHRVVKPGGRVGLVVWSLAERVPAIDCLLRPLMKHVPSTRASPNQYGFGAPGSLATLLRSPGFTDIREERFTSELAFNNPDEYERVMRYATPFARRWADFDKVAMKIVREEMSAHLRRYVRSARIFVPAEAVLTVATRPWT; encoded by the coding sequence GTGGGTCTACGACCTATTGAACCAAGGCCGAGTACGAACGATGGATCGGATCCGCACGGTGGTGGCTTCAGCCCCCAGCTCCTGCAGCTTCTCAAACCCTACGGGGACCACCTCCTAGACATGCTGAAGGTCCGCAAGGGCGAGGCGGTGCTCGACGTCGCGTGCGGCTTCGGGGAACCCGCGATAACGGCCGCCCGCATCGTCGGACCCGCAGGTCGCGTCGTCGGGATCGACATCGCGGCGCGGGAGCTCGACATCGCGCGCGCCGCGGCGAAGGGCCAAGGAGTGCGTAACGTGGACTTCCGCACGATGGATGCGGAGACGCTCGAATTCCCCGATTCCACCTTCGACGTCGTCGTCTCCCGCTTCGGGCTCCAAAGTTTCCATGACCCGGCGCTTGCCGTGAGCGAGATGCACCGGGTCGTGAAGCCCGGGGGACGCGTGGGCCTTGTGGTCTGGAGCCTCGCGGAGCGCGTCCCAGCGATCGACTGCCTCTTGCGGCCTTTGATGAAGCACGTCCCGTCGACGCGGGCTTCTCCGAACCAGTACGGGTTCGGCGCCCCGGGGTCGCTTGCTACACTTCTTCGCTCGCCCGGCTTCACGGACATACGCGAGGAACGGTTCACGAGCGAATTGGCATTCAACAACCCGGACGAGTACGAACGCGTGATGCGCTACGCCACGCCTTTCGCCCGCCGGTGGGCGGATTTCGACAAAGTTGCGATGAAGATCGTACGCGAGGAGATGAGCGCGCACCTGCGCCGTTACGTGCGCTCCGCGCGGATATTCGTCCCGGCGGAAGCGGTGCTCACGGTCGCGACAAGACCCTGGACATAG
- a CDS encoding FHA domain-containing protein: MRRETPSWATEAEIDFGELARALKLLAHPNRLALLYLLRWPKMLDEIHLTPSASNAGASPDRRISRQAVRGHLEQLKEAGLIRVRSTGRGGRRERQEYVLDPARLFAVVDEMRKLSTFEPTVPLDPFATEDLKHQWGPEWVNGLKLVLIRGVQVGRVFALRDMEVRPSRGWVIGRSREAHVPLEYDHYVSPENTEIIKTGNEYRVLDLRHAKNGTTLNWKRLPLGGEARLENGDVIGVGRSLLLFRAT, encoded by the coding sequence GTGCGCCGAGAAACGCCCTCGTGGGCGACCGAAGCCGAGATCGACTTCGGCGAGCTCGCCCGTGCCCTGAAGCTCCTGGCCCACCCCAACCGGCTCGCTCTCCTTTACCTCCTGCGCTGGCCGAAGATGCTCGACGAGATACACCTCACCCCCAGCGCCTCGAATGCCGGGGCCTCGCCGGATAGACGCATCTCGCGACAAGCGGTCCGTGGGCATCTGGAACAATTGAAGGAAGCGGGCCTCATCCGGGTCCGAAGCACGGGGCGCGGCGGAAGGCGCGAACGCCAAGAGTACGTGCTCGATCCTGCGCGGCTCTTCGCGGTCGTGGACGAGATGCGCAAGCTCAGCACGTTCGAACCCACGGTCCCCTTGGATCCGTTCGCCACGGAAGACCTCAAGCACCAGTGGGGACCCGAGTGGGTGAATGGATTGAAACTCGTGCTCATCAGGGGCGTGCAGGTGGGCAGGGTCTTTGCGCTCCGGGACATGGAGGTGAGGCCATCCAGAGGTTGGGTGATAGGCCGTTCACGGGAGGCGCATGTCCCGCTTGAGTACGACCATTACGTCTCGCCCGAGAACACGGAGATAATCAAGACCGGAAACGAGTACCGCGTCCTCGATCTTCGGCACGCCAAGAACGGGACCACCCTCAACTGGAAAAGGCTGCCTCTCGGCGGCGAGGCCCGGCTTGAGAACGGCGATGTCATCGGCGTGGGGCGATCGCTGCTCCTCTTCAGAGCGACGTAA